In Polyodon spathula isolate WHYD16114869_AA chromosome 27, ASM1765450v1, whole genome shotgun sequence, one DNA window encodes the following:
- the LOC121301452 gene encoding PWWP domain-containing DNA repair factor 3A-like: MPPGGSGTLQHCEAVTPRKRGRPKKVKDPNDLTTELKTTSSLKEERGIPRGRSEPDTKDVTQTPPETLSPCAPRVKTISSKNKNSKRNCLLGSPLTDSGGTELDLTRGFHPPIHNSTPDSLLRTDLGCSAIGSPGKSPQGTPKRRVGRPPSRHLRKLSWECCGPKHLQFKCEQGQASRISRRRQETGQVTSAGSKAQRGALEKDRGAVGMVLEQPPVVSPRRWDRSCPDLAVNSERGKGRTLNPQALQKEADLTEEPPRRTVTFELPQFELEENGRESLSSDLSIEMSLLNESTLESSLQEEEEEEEDELELPSFMKDREPCSITEGMCVWCKFQKYPFWPALVKSVNHKNKKASIIFVDYLLLEKNKFRKGMSVSLRTLKPFDCEQREQYITAARETYHCAIDWCVALIDDYSIRKACGSFSGSLVEYCVDDISYPVRREFLQGPSRMTFPSNLLMLEKDNLDCQTDSPHCRRAAFKKLLPDRSRAARDKANEKLVQYIVKTRGVEKHLQEIIAGRKPSHWLEEFLLRSRFIKWVDTYLEDDGQLEVLVNYLQSVCKSVQNTQLSVELDRTRFILDVLLPEAVIRAIAAVDKISLEKAEEKYMKGPVFSEREIEEFNRQIEKDVKMKTRSLGVQQH; this comes from the exons ATGCCCCCTGGTGGGAGTGGCACTCTACAGCACTGTGAAGCTGTGACACCAAGAAAGAGGGGCCGGCCGAAGAAGGTCAAGGACCCCAATGACTTGACAACAGAACTAAAAACCACAAGTAGCTTGAAAGAGGAAAGAGGCATTCCAAGGGGCAGGAGTGAGCCAGACACCAAAGATGTTACCCAGACCCCTCCGGAGACACTAAGCCCATGTGCACCAAGAGTAAAAACCATATCGTcaaagaacaagaacagcaagagGAACTGTTTGCTTGGCTCTCCCCTGACAGACTCCGGAGGAACAGAGCTGGACTTGACTCGTGGTTTTCACCCTCCCATTCACAATTCCACGCCAGACAGCCTCTTGAGAACAGATTTGGGATGCAGTGCGATTGGAAGCCCTGGGAAGTCTCCGCAGGGAACGCCCAAGAGGAGAGTGGGAAGGCCGCCGTCTAGACACTTACGGAAGCTTTCCTGGGAGTGTTGCGGTCCAAAG CACCTGCAGTTCAAGTGTGAACAAGGACAAGCCTCCAGAATAAGCAGGAGGAGGCAGGAGACGGGTCAGGTGACCAGTGCTGGCTCGAAGGCACAGCGTGGGGCGCTTGAGAAGGACCGTGGCGCTGTGGGCATGGTTCTGGAGCAGCCCCCAGTGGTAAGTCCACGCAGATGGGACAGGAGCTGCCCGGACCTAGCTGTAAACTCCGAGAGAGGAAAGGGTCGGACCCTCaacccacaagcactgcagaaggAAGCAGACCTTACAGAGGAGCCGCCACGCCGCACGGTCACGTTTGAGCTGCCGCAGTTCgaactggaagaaaatg ggagggagtcGCTGTCCTCGGACCTATCCATAGAGATGAGTTTACTGAACGAGTCCACACTGGAGAGCTccctgcaggaggaggaggaggaggaggaggacgagctGGAGTTGCCTAGCTTCATGAAGGACAGGG AGCCGTGTTCCATAACAGAaggaatgtgtgtgtggtgtaagtTCCAGAAGTACCCCTTCTGGCCAGCGCTG GTAAAAAGTGTGAACCACAAGAATAAGAAGGCAAGCATTATCTTCGTGGACTATTTACTGTTGGAAAAGAACAAGTTTCGAAAGGG TATGAGTGTGTCTTTAAGAACCCTGAAACCCTTTGATTGTGAACAGAGGGAGCAGTATATA ACAGCGGCTCGAGAAACCTATCACTGTGCCATTGACTGGTGTGTGGCGTTGATTGACGACTACAGCATTCGAAAAG cttgtggTTCCTTCTCCGGCTCTCTTGTGGAATACTGTGTGGACGATATCA GCTACCCAGTCAGAAGGGAGTTCCTCCAGGGCCCCTCCAGAATGACGTTCCCCAGTAACCTGCTGATGCTGGAAAAGGACAACCTGGACTGCCAGACTGACAGCCCCCACTGCCGCCGAGCcgccttcaagaagctgctgccCGACCGCTCTCGCGCGGCCCGGGACAAGGCCAACGAGAAGCTGGTGCAGTACATCGTGAAGACCCGTGGCGTGGAGAAGCACCTGCAG GAGATCATCGCGGGCAGGAAGCCGTCGCACTGGCTGGAGGAGTTCCTGCTTCGCAGTCGCTTCATCAAGTGGGTGGACACCTACCTGGAGGACGACGGCCAGCTGGAGGTGCTGGTGAACTACCTGCAGTCCGTCTGCAAGAGCGTGCAGAACACACAGCTCTCAGTCGAGCTGGACCGCACCCGCTTCATACTGGACGTGCTGCTGCCAGAG GCTGTGATCAGAGCTATCGCTGCTGTTGACAAGATCTCGCTGGAGAAGGCCGAGGAGAAGTACATGAAGGGCCCTGTCTTCAGTGAACG
- the LOC121301347 gene encoding DAZ-associated protein 1-like: MNSSLAGDEIGKLFVGGLDWSTTQETLRNYFCQYGEVVDCVIMKDKTTNQSRGFGFVKFNDPNCVRTVLETKPHSLDGRNIDPKPCTPRGTQPEKTRTKEGWKGNKNDSNKSKKIFVGGIPHNCGEPELRDYFSRFGVVTEVVMIYDAEKQRPRGKS, from the exons ATGAATAGCAGCCTGGCCGGAGATGAAATTGG gaAGCTCTTTGTGGGCGGCCTGGACTGGAGTACCACGCAGG AGACGCTGCGGAACTATTTCTGTCAGTATGGAGAGGTAGTGGATTGCGTAATTATGAAAGATAAGACCACAAATCAGTCCAGAGGCTTTGGGTTCGTGAAGTTTAATGACCCCAACTGCGTTCGGACAGTGCTGGAGACTAAACCCCATTCCCTGGATGGGAGAAAT ATTGACCCAAAGCCATGTACGCCCAGGGGAACGCAGCCTGAAAAGACGCGGACTAAAGAAGGCTGG AAGGGCAACAAGAATGACAGCAATAAATCAAAGAAAATTTTTGTTGGTGGGATCCCTCACAACTGTGGTGAACCCGAACTCAGGGATTATTTCAGTAGATTCGGAGTG GTCACTGAAGTGGTCATGATCTATGATGCAGAGAAGCAGAGGCCCCGAGGTAAAAGCTGA